A stretch of Paenibacillus mucilaginosus 3016 DNA encodes these proteins:
- a CDS encoding energy-coupling factor ABC transporter permease, with product MPSSKPAATLLLVLGLTVYLLAGSPQSAYAMHIMEGFLPLGWTLFWWAAFIPFFVLGLRSLQRITREAPELKLLLGLAGAFTFVLSALKIPSVTGSSSHPTGTGLGAVMFGPLPMSVLGSIVLLFQALLLAHGGLTTLGANAFSMAVAGPMAGYAVYRSLSRVSGRPKLSIFAAAAAADLTTYIVTSVQLALAFPAESGGVLGSLAKFGGIFAVTQVPLAVTEGLLTVLIWNWLQAHSPSELSLLQSRMKGVRTHD from the coding sequence ATGCCATCATCCAAACCTGCTGCCACGCTGCTGCTTGTCCTCGGACTCACGGTATACCTGCTGGCCGGCTCACCGCAGTCCGCATACGCCATGCACATCATGGAGGGCTTCCTTCCCCTCGGGTGGACGCTGTTCTGGTGGGCGGCGTTCATTCCGTTCTTCGTGCTGGGGCTCCGGTCCCTGCAGCGGATTACCCGGGAGGCCCCCGAGCTCAAGCTCCTGCTCGGCCTCGCCGGCGCCTTTACGTTCGTGCTGTCGGCTCTCAAGATTCCGTCGGTGACCGGCAGCTCCTCGCATCCTACCGGAACCGGCCTCGGGGCCGTGATGTTCGGCCCGCTGCCCATGAGCGTGCTCGGCTCGATCGTCCTGCTCTTTCAGGCCCTGCTCCTCGCCCACGGCGGGCTGACGACCCTCGGCGCGAACGCCTTTTCCATGGCGGTCGCTGGTCCTATGGCAGGCTATGCGGTGTACCGCTCCCTGTCCCGCGTCTCGGGCCGCCCGAAGCTCTCCATCTTCGCCGCGGCAGCCGCAGCCGATCTCACTACCTACATTGTGACATCCGTTCAGCTGGCCCTCGCTTTCCCTGCCGAAAGCGGCGGGGTCCTCGGCTCGCTGGCCAAATTCGGAGGGATCTTCGCTGTGACACAGGTTCCTCTGGCTGTTACGGAAGGACTGCTCACCGTACTCATCTGGAACTGGCTGCAGGCCCACAGCCCCTCGGAGCTCTCCCTGCTGCAGAGCCGAATGAAAGGAGTCCGTACCCATGACTAA
- a CDS encoding energy-coupling factor ABC transporter substrate-binding protein, producing MTNTAKNLLILTAVILLSAVPLLLVEGDFGGADGAAEELIGTIAPAYVPWIAPLLEPPAETESMLFALQAAAGAGFIGYVFGYFKGRATKSKEGKDAS from the coding sequence ATGACTAATACGGCCAAAAACCTGCTCATCCTGACCGCCGTCATCCTGCTGTCCGCCGTCCCCCTCCTCCTGGTGGAGGGAGACTTCGGCGGTGCGGACGGCGCCGCCGAAGAGCTCATCGGCACCATCGCCCCCGCCTACGTCCCCTGGATCGCCCCTCTGCTGGAGCCCCCGGCCGAGACGGAGAGCATGCTGTTCGCCCTTCAGGCGGCGGCGGGCGCGGGGTTCATCGGCTATGTCTTCGGCTACTTCAAGGGCCGGGCCACCAAAAGCAAGGAGGGCAAGGACGCATCATGA
- a CDS encoding ABC transporter permease: MNPGTQNPVSAPIHRQPKRAWPGAVTAAVLLVLLILGALLLDGSGLESRLDRRNLPPSIAHPFGTDWLGRDMLTRTLKGLLLSTQVGLTAGAVSVLIAAALGLLAAAGGRAADRLVTWLVDLFLSVPHLVALILIAFVLGGGAKGVIVGVALTHWPSLSRVIRAEVLYLRSAEFVQVSARLGRSRWWIATRHMLPHLVPQLLVGLLLVFPHAVLHEAAVTFVGLGLSPHEPAIGIILSESMRHLSTGMWWLALFPGLCLLLTVLAFGRLGEALRQLADLPGRQE; encoded by the coding sequence ATGAATCCTGGAACACAGAATCCTGTCTCGGCGCCCATACACCGGCAGCCTAAGCGGGCTTGGCCGGGGGCCGTTACGGCGGCCGTTCTGCTCGTCCTCCTCATCCTGGGGGCCTTGCTTCTGGACGGCAGCGGGCTGGAGAGCCGGCTGGACCGGCGCAACCTGCCTCCAAGCATCGCTCATCCCTTTGGGACGGATTGGCTCGGCCGGGATATGCTGACGCGTACGCTCAAGGGGCTGCTGCTCAGCACCCAGGTGGGCTTGACGGCCGGGGCCGTCAGCGTCCTGATCGCCGCAGCGCTGGGTCTGCTGGCCGCGGCGGGCGGCCGAGCCGCGGACCGGCTCGTCACGTGGCTGGTCGATCTGTTCCTGAGCGTGCCGCATCTGGTGGCCCTGATCCTGATCGCCTTTGTCCTCGGGGGCGGTGCCAAAGGAGTCATTGTGGGGGTGGCCCTGACGCACTGGCCGTCCCTCTCCCGGGTTATCCGGGCGGAAGTGCTCTATCTGCGGTCGGCCGAATTCGTGCAGGTGTCCGCGCGCCTCGGACGCTCGAGATGGTGGATCGCGACGCGGCATATGCTGCCGCATCTCGTACCGCAGCTGCTGGTAGGGCTGCTGCTGGTCTTTCCCCATGCGGTCCTCCATGAAGCGGCGGTTACCTTCGTCGGCCTGGGCCTGTCCCCGCACGAGCCGGCGATCGGCATCATCCTGTCGGAGTCCATGCGGCATCTGTCGACGGGGATGTGGTGGCTCGCCTTGTTTCCGGGCCTCTGCCTGCTCCTGACGGTGCTGGCCTTCGGCCGGCTGGGGGAGGCCCTGCGGCAGCTTGCCGATCTGCCGGGCAGGCAGGAGTAG
- a CDS encoding ABC transporter substrate-binding protein, with the protein MKIQWQWALGAVLAGALMLSGCTAGKAVVPAAGEGAGALPKEELVLAIGGEPEAGFDPTTGWGRYGSPLFQSTLLKRDSDLQIVNDLAESYETGGGGRVWTVKLRRDVRFSDGKPLTAADVKYTFDTAAKSGAALDLGNLQETAAPDDYTVVFTLKEPQSAFVGMLVSTGIVPKHAHGPAYGERPVGSGPYKLVQWDKGQQLIAELNPEYYGAKPSFKKLTFLFLNEDAAFAAAKAGQADIVSVPPAFSKGLPAGMRLEAVHSVDNRGILFPFVKSGGRTPEGYPIGNDVTADPAIRQAVNKALDRKALVEGILEGYGTPAYTLNDGLPWFNKEAVVADGDLPGARKLLEAAGWQDSDGDGVREKGGLKAEFPLLYPSGDVTRQSLAIASADMLKGLGVRITVHGKSWDDIEKEMHASAVLFGFGSHDPLEMYHVYGSRFSGVDYYNPGYYSNPAVDAYMNQALRAGSENEALEYWRKAQWDGTTGLSGRGDAPWAWLVNLDHLYLVKQGLDIGRQQIHPHGHGWPVTANIEAWRWKP; encoded by the coding sequence GTGAAAATCCAATGGCAATGGGCCCTGGGGGCTGTGCTGGCCGGGGCCCTGATGCTCTCCGGCTGTACGGCCGGCAAGGCTGTGGTGCCCGCCGCAGGAGAGGGCGCTGGGGCCCTCCCCAAGGAGGAGCTGGTGCTGGCGATCGGCGGTGAGCCGGAAGCGGGCTTCGACCCGACCACCGGCTGGGGACGGTACGGCTCACCGCTGTTCCAGAGCACCCTGCTGAAGCGGGATAGCGACCTTCAGATCGTGAATGATCTCGCGGAGAGCTATGAGACCGGAGGGGGCGGCCGGGTCTGGACGGTCAAGCTGCGCCGGGACGTCCGCTTCTCTGACGGAAAGCCGCTGACGGCGGCGGATGTGAAGTATACGTTCGATACGGCGGCCAAGAGCGGAGCCGCCCTGGATCTTGGCAATCTGCAGGAGACGGCCGCACCGGATGACTACACGGTCGTGTTCACCTTGAAGGAGCCCCAGTCTGCTTTCGTGGGGATGCTGGTGTCCACGGGTATTGTACCGAAGCATGCCCACGGTCCGGCGTACGGGGAGCGGCCGGTGGGATCGGGACCCTACAAGCTTGTGCAGTGGGACAAAGGACAGCAGCTGATCGCCGAGCTCAACCCTGAATACTACGGGGCCAAACCGTCGTTCAAGAAGCTGACGTTCCTCTTCCTGAACGAGGATGCGGCCTTCGCGGCGGCGAAGGCGGGCCAAGCGGACATCGTGTCGGTCCCTCCGGCGTTCAGCAAAGGGCTGCCGGCCGGCATGCGGCTGGAGGCGGTTCATTCCGTGGATAACCGGGGCATCCTGTTCCCGTTCGTGAAGTCGGGAGGCCGTACGCCTGAAGGATATCCCATCGGCAACGACGTTACGGCCGATCCGGCCATCCGGCAGGCCGTCAACAAGGCGCTTGACCGCAAGGCGCTGGTGGAAGGCATTCTGGAAGGCTACGGCACTCCGGCTTACACGCTGAATGACGGGCTTCCCTGGTTCAACAAGGAGGCGGTGGTGGCCGACGGGGACCTGCCGGGGGCCCGGAAGCTGCTCGAGGCTGCAGGCTGGCAGGACAGCGACGGAGACGGTGTGCGGGAGAAGGGCGGCCTGAAGGCGGAATTCCCCCTGCTCTACCCCTCCGGCGACGTGACCCGCCAGTCGCTTGCGATCGCGTCCGCCGACATGCTGAAGGGGCTGGGCGTCCGCATCACGGTGCATGGCAAGAGCTGGGACGATATCGAGAAGGAAATGCATGCGAGCGCGGTGCTCTTCGGCTTCGGCAGCCATGACCCGCTGGAGATGTACCATGTGTACGGCAGCCGGTTCAGCGGCGTGGACTACTACAACCCGGGCTATTACAGCAATCCCGCCGTGGATGCCTATATGAATCAGGCCCTGCGGGCGGGCAGCGAGAATGAAGCGCTGGAATACTGGCGCAAAGCCCAATGGGACGGCACGACGGGCCTTAGCGGCAGGGGGGACGCCCCGTGGGCCTGGCTGGTGAATCTCGACCACCTGTATCTGGTGAAGCAGGGGCTCGACATCGGGCGGCAGCAGATTCATCCGCACGGCCACGGCTGGCCTGTGACGGCGAACATCGAGGCTTGGCGATGGAAGCCTTAA
- the cbiQ gene encoding cobalt ECF transporter T component CbiQ, translated as MIRQIDTIACTNRMEDVSPLWKSGLAAALLLLAYAAHGPVQLLVILWMLRWTLRHAGVPPLFYLTLLGSACVFYAASLPALLIEFVPSATLPAASDAGAAAESRWTLLSLPSWTVYVTGNGLHTAATLFLRMLAGLCCMFFLMLTTPFPKLLLVLRTLRVPLLVIELMQITYRFLFLLTETAQQLYTAQRARGGQTGFRRRLQDTAALVFRLFGRTMERYKGLSQGLASRGYTGDILPASEIGRFVPPRFRREGWAGLLLLLTAEAGLRWGGGA; from the coding sequence ATGATCCGGCAGATCGATACGATTGCCTGCACGAACCGGATGGAGGACGTCTCCCCCCTGTGGAAATCCGGGCTTGCCGCCGCCCTGCTCCTGCTCGCCTACGCCGCACATGGACCGGTCCAGCTGCTGGTCATCCTCTGGATGCTCCGCTGGACCCTCCGCCATGCCGGGGTGCCGCCGCTCTTCTACTTGACGCTCCTCGGCAGCGCCTGTGTGTTCTATGCCGCCAGCCTGCCGGCGCTTCTCATCGAATTCGTACCGTCGGCCACTCTGCCTGCGGCCTCTGACGCCGGCGCCGCAGCAGAGAGCAGGTGGACCCTTCTCTCCCTGCCTTCCTGGACGGTGTATGTAACAGGAAACGGACTCCACACGGCTGCCACCCTGTTCCTGCGGATGCTGGCCGGGCTCTGCTGCATGTTCTTCCTGATGCTGACGACGCCCTTCCCGAAGCTGCTGCTCGTCCTGAGAACCCTGCGGGTGCCATTGCTTGTGATCGAGCTTATGCAGATCACCTACCGGTTCCTCTTCCTGCTGACGGAGACGGCCCAGCAGCTCTATACCGCCCAGCGGGCCAGAGGAGGCCAAACCGGCTTCCGGCGACGGCTGCAGGACACGGCGGCGCTGGTATTCCGCCTCTTCGGCCGGACGATGGAGCGCTACAAAGGCCTGTCCCAAGGCCTTGCCTCACGAGGCTATACGGGGGACATCCTGCCGGCATCCGAGATCGGCAGATTCGTGCCGCCGCGCTTCCGGCGGGAAGGATGGGCGGGGCTGCTCCTGCTCCTCACCGCAGAGGCCGGACTTCGCTGGGGAGGGGGCGCCTGA
- the cls gene encoding cardiolipin synthase, which yields MNLPSVLLGLVFVLNMVSAVVVIFKERRDVGSTWAWLLVLFFVPLLGFILYLFFAQNFRRHRLFQWDDLNKLGIDEIVGEQLARMSRREFEFRSEAARANRDLIYMHLINNQALLTEENRVDLFTDGREKFERLFRDIAEAREYIHLQYYIIQNDELGRRLIRALTKKANEGLKVRVLYDELGSRNLGRAFFREFRQAGGEVEAFFPSRFRLINFRMNYRNHRKLVIIDGTTGYVGGFNVGDEYLGLHPRFGYWRDTHVRIQGPAVYAMQIRFILDWNQASRDYDIIYVPNLFPALRSEGNVGAQIVTSGPDTEFEHIKNGYLKMISSASESIYIQTPYFVPDASILDALRIASLSGVKVNIMIPDKPDHPFVYWASLSHIGELLKTGATVYLYGNGFIHAKTLVVDGQAASVGTANIDVRSFRLNFEVNAFLYDEGICRELTEAFHRDIAVSRILTLQEYRRRPAWIRFKESISRLLSPIL from the coding sequence ATGAACCTTCCTTCCGTACTGCTCGGCTTGGTGTTTGTACTTAATATGGTCTCGGCGGTCGTCGTCATCTTCAAGGAAAGACGCGATGTGGGATCGACCTGGGCATGGCTGCTCGTCCTGTTCTTCGTTCCCCTGCTGGGCTTCATTCTCTACCTGTTCTTCGCCCAGAATTTCAGAAGGCACCGCCTGTTTCAATGGGACGACCTGAACAAGCTGGGGATCGACGAGATTGTCGGGGAGCAGCTGGCCCGGATGAGCAGGCGGGAATTCGAATTCAGGAGCGAAGCGGCCCGGGCGAACCGGGACCTGATCTACATGCATCTGATCAACAATCAGGCGCTGCTCACGGAAGAGAACCGGGTGGACCTGTTCACCGACGGCCGGGAGAAGTTCGAACGGCTCTTCCGGGATATCGCGGAGGCGCGGGAGTATATCCATCTCCAGTATTACATCATTCAGAACGATGAGCTTGGCCGGCGGCTGATCCGCGCCCTGACGAAGAAGGCGAATGAGGGGCTTAAGGTCCGCGTGCTGTATGACGAGCTGGGCTCGAGGAACCTCGGCCGGGCGTTCTTCCGCGAATTCCGGCAGGCCGGCGGGGAAGTGGAGGCCTTTTTTCCATCCCGATTCCGTCTCATCAACTTCCGGATGAACTACCGGAACCACCGCAAGCTGGTCATTATCGACGGAACGACGGGGTATGTCGGCGGCTTCAATGTAGGGGACGAATACCTGGGACTGCATCCGCGGTTCGGGTATTGGCGGGATACCCATGTCCGCATTCAGGGCCCGGCGGTCTATGCGATGCAGATCCGCTTCATCCTGGATTGGAACCAGGCGTCTCGGGACTACGATATCATCTACGTGCCGAATCTGTTTCCGGCGCTGAGGTCCGAGGGGAACGTCGGCGCCCAGATCGTGACGAGCGGGCCCGATACCGAATTCGAGCATATCAAGAACGGTTACCTGAAAATGATCTCTTCAGCGTCCGAGTCGATTTACATCCAGACGCCCTATTTCGTGCCGGATGCGAGCATTCTGGATGCGCTGCGGATCGCCTCCCTCTCCGGCGTGAAGGTGAACATCATGATTCCGGATAAGCCGGATCATCCGTTTGTCTATTGGGCATCCCTATCTCATATAGGAGAACTGCTGAAGACGGGGGCGACCGTTTATCTCTACGGGAACGGCTTTATCCATGCGAAGACGCTGGTGGTTGACGGGCAGGCCGCCTCGGTCGGAACGGCGAATATCGACGTGCGCAGCTTCAGGCTGAACTTTGAAGTCAACGCTTTCCTCTACGACGAGGGGATCTGCCGCGAGCTGACGGAGGCGTTCCACCGGGATATCGCGGTGTCCCGCATTCTCACGCTGCAGGAGTACCGGCGCAGACCCGCCTGGATCCGCTTCAAGGAATCGATCTCGAGGCTGCTGTCGCCGATTTTGTAA
- a CDS encoding energy-coupling factor ABC transporter ATP-binding protein — protein MSILPERERSNVSPPLLEARGLAFNYPGTRQNALHGLTLSIAAGRKTAICGHNGSGKSTFLLHAVGIHRPAAGQLLWKGQPVSYQPSALREWRQRAGLVFQDPEHQLILNTPYEDITYGLRNAGIPEAEIRRRTGAILESMGLTALADTPIHHLSLGQKKRTALAGVLVLEPELLLLDEPTAYLDPASEQRLVGELDRIHESGVTVVMATHDTNLAYAWADRVLVMDGGRCLLEGTAEEVFGRREDLRSIGITLPCLLELWEALPASVRGSAPPPRSTAEFKRLLAGF, from the coding sequence ATGAGCATCTTGCCTGAGCGTGAGCGGAGCAATGTCTCCCCGCCCCTACTGGAAGCACGCGGTCTTGCTTTCAACTACCCGGGCACACGGCAGAATGCGCTGCACGGGCTGACGCTGTCCATTGCCGCCGGACGCAAAACCGCCATCTGCGGCCACAACGGCTCCGGCAAATCAACCTTCCTCCTGCATGCCGTCGGCATTCACCGCCCGGCAGCCGGACAGCTGCTGTGGAAGGGACAGCCGGTCTCCTACCAGCCCTCCGCCCTGCGGGAGTGGCGGCAGCGGGCGGGCCTGGTATTCCAGGATCCCGAGCATCAGCTGATCCTGAACACCCCGTATGAGGACATTACGTACGGGCTGCGGAACGCCGGCATCCCGGAAGCCGAGATCCGCCGGCGCACCGGCGCCATCCTGGAGTCCATGGGGCTCACGGCCCTGGCCGACACGCCGATCCACCACCTGAGCCTCGGCCAGAAGAAGCGCACCGCCCTCGCCGGGGTCCTGGTGCTGGAGCCCGAGCTGCTTCTGCTCGACGAGCCGACGGCCTACCTGGACCCGGCCTCGGAACAGCGGCTGGTCGGTGAGCTTGACCGGATCCACGAGAGCGGCGTGACGGTGGTGATGGCGACGCATGATACGAACCTCGCCTATGCCTGGGCCGACCGGGTGCTCGTGATGGACGGCGGCCGCTGCCTGCTCGAAGGCACGGCGGAGGAGGTCTTCGGCCGCAGGGAAGACCTTCGCTCGATCGGCATCACACTCCCCTGCCTGCTTGAGCTGTGGGAAGCGCTCCCCGCCTCCGTGCGCGGCAGCGCCCCTCCCCCGCGCAGCACCGCGGAGTTCAAGCGGCTCCTGGCCGGCTTCTGA
- a CDS encoding ABC transporter permease encodes MEALRESRQQPAARADLPLLLLRQAAKLVLLLLTVSVISFALVEISPVDPVQAYIGADLMRVGSEQREAIAAHWGLDRPPAERFAKWLTSLASGDLGESMIYRQPVAEVIAERFRSSAALMGTAWLFSGALGFSAGVLAAMRRGTWTDRFIRWFCYTLAATPAFWLGLLLLLLFAVRLGWFPVGLSVPAGVPASEVTLAERIHHMILPALTLSIVGIAPIALHTREKLLEVLGTDYILFARARGDHGFRLFFRHGLRNVALPAVTLLFASFSELFGGAVLAEQVFSYPGLGQATVEAGLRGDVPLLLGIVLFSTVFVFSGNLLAELAYRGIDPRLREGGEG; translated from the coding sequence ATGGAAGCCTTAAGGGAGAGCCGGCAGCAGCCGGCGGCTCGGGCCGACCTGCCGCTTCTGCTGCTGCGGCAGGCGGCGAAGCTGGTGCTGCTCCTGCTCACCGTAAGTGTCATCTCATTCGCGCTTGTGGAGATCTCGCCGGTGGATCCGGTGCAGGCTTATATCGGCGCCGATCTGATGCGGGTGGGCAGCGAGCAGCGGGAAGCGATCGCCGCACACTGGGGGCTGGACCGCCCGCCGGCGGAGCGCTTCGCGAAGTGGCTGACCTCGCTGGCCTCCGGCGATCTCGGCGAGTCCATGATCTACCGTCAGCCGGTGGCCGAGGTGATCGCCGAGCGGTTCCGGAGCTCGGCCGCGCTGATGGGCACGGCCTGGCTGTTCTCCGGCGCTCTGGGCTTCAGCGCCGGCGTGCTGGCCGCCATGCGGCGGGGAACCTGGACGGACCGGTTCATCCGCTGGTTCTGCTATACGCTGGCGGCGACACCGGCCTTCTGGCTCGGGCTCCTGCTGCTGCTCCTCTTCGCTGTCCGGCTGGGCTGGTTCCCTGTCGGACTCAGCGTGCCTGCGGGAGTGCCGGCCTCTGAGGTGACGCTGGCCGAGCGCATTCACCATATGATTCTCCCTGCACTGACCCTGAGCATCGTAGGGATTGCGCCCATCGCCCTTCATACACGGGAGAAGCTGCTCGAGGTGCTCGGCACCGACTATATCCTCTTCGCCAGAGCGCGGGGGGACCACGGCTTCAGGCTCTTCTTCCGCCATGGGCTGCGCAATGTAGCCCTGCCGGCGGTGACGCTGCTGTTCGCCTCGTTCAGCGAATTGTTCGGCGGCGCGGTGCTGGCCGAGCAGGTCTTCTCCTATCCCGGCCTCGGGCAGGCCACGGTGGAGGCCGGGCTGCGGGGCGATGTGCCGCTGCTGCTCGGGATCGTGCTCTTCAGCACCGTGTTCGTCTTCAGCGGCAACCTGCTCGCAGAGCTGGCTTACCGCGGGATCGATCCGAGACTCCGGGAAGGGGGAGAGGGATGA
- a CDS encoding TrkH family potassium uptake protein, translating into MVGNKSFITPPRILAAGFALIIAVGTFLLALPAASQSGQRIPLMDALFTAVSATCVTGLVVMDTGRTFSLFGEIVILVMIQLGGIGFMTTATWIALALRRRISLRDRLVLKESLNQDSVEGIVRLIIKVFIYAFTVEAGASLVFAAQWAEEVPWKQALYYGVFHAVSLFNNAGFEIIGGFVPYVHDVGINFVSMFLIVAGGLGFIVMSDLVDYPRTRRLSLHSKVVLSVSGLLTLTSAVIFLVFEFANERTLGPMALEDKLLVSVFHAISLRSGGINTVDIAGLHAATQFMMVIMMFIGAAPGSTGGGLKITTFALLVGAVRAVLTGKEDVVLFRYRMPKRLIQKAVTMALIAVGVIVSATMILLTLQDRDFMTVLFEATSAFGTVGLSMGLTPELTPAGQGVIILLMFVGRVGLVTLAFALQSRPPKELYRYPEGRIIIG; encoded by the coding sequence TTGGTTGGAAACAAATCGTTCATTACTCCGCCGCGCATCCTGGCCGCGGGCTTCGCTCTGATCATCGCGGTCGGAACGTTCCTGCTGGCCCTGCCGGCGGCTTCACAGAGCGGCCAGCGCATCCCGCTGATGGATGCGCTGTTCACCGCCGTGTCGGCAACCTGTGTCACCGGCCTGGTGGTGATGGATACGGGCAGGACCTTCTCCCTGTTCGGGGAGATCGTCATTCTCGTGATGATCCAGCTGGGCGGGATCGGATTCATGACTACGGCAACCTGGATCGCCCTGGCGCTCCGGCGCCGAATCTCGCTGAGAGACCGCCTCGTGCTCAAGGAATCGCTGAACCAGGACAGCGTGGAGGGCATTGTCCGGCTGATCATCAAAGTGTTCATCTATGCGTTTACGGTGGAAGCGGGGGCTTCCCTTGTTTTTGCGGCGCAGTGGGCGGAGGAGGTGCCCTGGAAACAGGCTCTCTATTATGGGGTATTCCACGCGGTTTCCCTGTTCAATAATGCGGGATTCGAGATTATCGGCGGCTTTGTTCCCTATGTGCATGATGTGGGCATCAATTTCGTCTCGATGTTCCTCATTGTGGCGGGAGGACTCGGCTTTATCGTGATGTCCGACCTCGTGGACTATCCGCGTACGAGGAGGCTGTCCCTGCACAGCAAAGTGGTCCTGTCGGTGTCGGGGCTGCTGACGTTAACCAGTGCGGTGATCTTCCTTGTATTCGAGTTTGCGAATGAGCGTACGCTGGGCCCTATGGCGCTGGAGGACAAGCTGCTCGTCTCCGTGTTCCACGCCATCAGCCTGCGCTCGGGGGGGATCAATACCGTGGATATCGCCGGACTGCATGCCGCCACCCAGTTCATGATGGTGATCATGATGTTCATCGGGGCGGCTCCGGGCTCGACGGGAGGCGGGTTGAAGATTACGACCTTCGCGCTTCTTGTAGGGGCCGTCAGGGCTGTACTTACGGGCAAGGAGGATGTGGTGCTGTTCCGGTACCGCATGCCGAAGCGGCTGATCCAGAAGGCGGTTACCATGGCACTGATCGCCGTAGGGGTGATTGTGTCGGCCACGATGATTCTGCTGACGCTGCAGGACCGGGATTTCATGACCGTCCTGTTCGAGGCGACGTCCGCCTTCGGTACAGTGGGGCTCAGCATGGGACTGACACCGGAGCTTACGCCGGCCGGACAGGGCGTCATCATCCTGCTGATGTTCGTCGGACGGGTCGGGCTGGTCACGCTTGCGTTTGCGCTGCAGAGCCGGCCGCCGAAGGAGCTGTACCGGTATCCGGAAGGCCGGATCATTATCGGCTGA